Proteins encoded within one genomic window of Pygocentrus nattereri isolate fPygNat1 chromosome 9, fPygNat1.pri, whole genome shotgun sequence:
- the gpx7 gene encoding glutathione peroxidase 7, with translation MILRALGFLPVLLLSCLIEAKLRDFYTFKVVNSRGRLVSLEKYRGSVSLVVNVASECGFTEEHYTDLQQLQRDFGPYHFNVLAFPCNQFGQQEPGSDKEIDNFVRQVYGASFPIFSKIAVVGTGANNAFKYLAEASGKEPDWNFWKYLIDVDGKVVGSWGPRVSVKEIRPQIADMVRKLIIKRKEEL, from the exons ATGATCCTCAGGGCGCTGGGCTTCCTGCCGGTGCTGCTCCTGTCCTGCCTGATCGAGGCGAAGCTCCGAGACTTCTACACCTTTAAGGTGGTGAACAGCCGAGGGAGGCTAGTGTCTCTGGAGAAGTACCGGGGCTCG GTGTCCCTGGTGGTGAACGTGGCGAGCGAGTGCGGCTTCACGGAGGAGCACTACACGGACCTGCAGCAGCTACAGCGCGATTTCGGCCCGTATCACTTCAACGTCCTCGCCTTTCCCTGCAATCAGTTCGGTCAGCAGGAGCCGGGCAGTGACAAGGAGATCGACAACTTTGTCCGGCAGGTTTATGGTGCCTCCTTTCCGATCTTCAGCAAGATCGCTGTGGTGGGGACGGGCGCCAACAATGCCTTTAAATACCTCGCAG aggccTCAGGGAAGGAGCCTGACTGGAATTTCTGGAAGTATCTGATAGATGTCGATGGGAAGGTTGTGGGCTCGTGGGGTCCCAGAGTGTCGGTGAAGGAGATTCGGCCCCAGATTGCAGACATGGTGCGAAAGCTCATCATCAAGCGAAAGGAGGAGCTGTAA